The following is a genomic window from Capnocytophaga stomatis.
CGAAGTTTGATTTTCTGTCAGCAAATTACGATTTCAAGAACACGATAATGGACGGACGCACAAAACCTTACAAAGTTTACGTTGTGGACGGAATTCGTGTAGGGGTTTTCGGTTTGGGAATCAGGCTAAAGAATTTAGTAAATAAAGATAATTACAAGGAAACAATTTACCTTGACCCGCTTGAAATAGCTCAAGATATGGAACGTAAACTACGAAATGAAGAAAAATGTGATTTGGTGATTTGTTTATCGCATTTGGGATATAAGTACAATACCGATGAAATTATATGTGACCTGAAAATTGCTGAAGAAACCTCTGAAATAGACCTGATTATAGGAGGGCACACGCATACTTTCTTGCCTAAACCTACTTTGGTTTCTAATAAAAAAGGAAACATAACGTTAGTTAATCAAGTGGGATGTTTTGGAATTAATTTAGGAAGAATTGATTTTTACTTTGAGCAAGGAAGAAACGTTCATAATCGTGCGGTAAGCATAGAGGTTTAAAAATAAATAGCTTAATAAGAATTAGTTAGCAAAGTTTTGTTCTTTTATTTTGACTTATTTGTTAAGATACGTGTTTGTCGTATATTAACTAAACTTTATGTTATTCGTGTTTTGCTCACTTGGGAATATTTCGTTCCTTTGCACCCGAGTTTTACAAAATTGAAATTATTATGAAAAAAATCTTAGCATTTGCTGTGCTTGCATTTAGTTTATTGGTGATTTCTTGCGGGAAAGATGATGGAGGTGAAGTTAATAAACCTTCGGTTGATTCTTCTGATAATAATGGAGATAACAAAAACGAAACCCCTAAACAAAATCCTTTCGTAGGTACGTGGGAAATAATATCGATGAATGTTAATGGTAGAGAGCGTGTTCTTACCGATTGTGAAAAGAAAAGCCACGCTGTTTTTCAGGAAACTACACTCAAAACGTACATAAGTATGCTGGCAAGTGGTATCTGTATCGAAAAACCGATAGATTGGACATACACAGTTTCAGACAGCAAAATATTCGGAAAAAGCGATGAAGGGCTTGTAGCTGAAATTCCTTTTGTTCTTAATGAAGGAACTCTGACGCTAACTTTCGTTATAGCAAATAAAAAGCTCGTAAGCACATACAAAAAACGACAAAATTAATAAGAAATAACAACGAAGACACTTGCTTTTTGCAGGTGTTTTTCTTTTTTTAAAAAGAATAAAAAAAAGCGATTAAAATGCAAAATAAATTAAAATCAGTGGCGGAGTTCCATAAAGCTTTTGGGCTGGGAATGAGCCAAGAACCAACCATCAATTTAAGAGAAGAAATAACAAATTTGCGTTTTCGGTTAATGGCAGAAGAAAACGAAGAATATTTGGAAGCCGTTAAAAGCAAAAATATGGTAGAGGTAGCAGATGCTTTGGGCGATATGCTGTACATCCTCTGCGGAACGATTATCGAACACGGAATGCAACATAAAATAGAAGAAGTTTTCAACGAAATCCATCGTAGTAATATGAGCAAACTTGATGAAAACGGAAAACCTATCTACCGTGAGGACGGAAAGGTAATGAAAGGAGCAAATTATTTCCCGCCCGATATTGCAAAGATTCTAAAAAAATAACAAAACAGAAAGAAAAAGAGCAATAGTATTCTTTTTTATGCAAAAAAAAGAATACAAAGAACAGCTAAATGTAAAAAGAACACTGTTGTAATTCACGATTATAACAGTGTTCTTTGTGTTAAAGAGTCTGAAATATAGTCTCTTGTTACCGAGTTACTATTCTACCGAATTATCTTTGTCCTTACCCGAGTTTTTTCGGCGTTTTACTTCACTGAGAGCTTTGTTAATTTCGTTGTTTATGCAGTCGGCTAAGTTTTTGTAAGGCGTTTCACCTTCCAAGAAGGCCAATGAATTAATTGTTTTTGCAAAATTGTTGAGTGTTTTCTGCATTTTTTCGCGTGCGTCTTTGGTAAGTCCCATTGTGTGGCTTGCCTGTTCTATCGAACGTTCTTTATAGAGCGTATCAAACTCGGTATTATAGGTTTCTAACGAAGTAACCCATAAAGACAGCCCTATCGAATCAATTAAAGCTTTGATTTCGGGTGTTTTAAAATCTTGTGACAGATTGGTAATGGCAGCGGTTTCCTCTCTTAGAGGCAATCCGCTGATTTTTTTGCCGTATTTTTCAATTACAGAAAGAAGTTTTTGAGCTTTTTGAGCCTGTCCTTCTTCAGGAGAATGACAAAAAGCACGTACTGCGGTGGTTAGAGCCGAAATGGTTTTTCTGCGTTTGCCACTAATCTTATTGAGTTTCTGAGTCTCAAATTTGGTAGAATCTCTTTTAAGGGCTTTATCCAGATTGTCCAAAGCGGTTTCATAATCTGTGAAAGAAGATGCCAATTTCAGTGTTTCTAAATTTTCTTTGCGTGCATAATGGGCAATGTTGCTGGCTACTTGAAAGAAATCCATCAGACGCAATTGGGCTAAATTTGTTTTCGGAATCATAATCACATATTTTTATAAGATTTACGTGTGCAATGTATAATATTTTTTTTGAAAAAACAAATAAATGAATACATTATAAAGTATTTTTCGAAGTCTATTTTTGTATTTATACTGAAAAATTAAAAATTTTACTGCCTAAAGATGATTTATTCCTTATTTTTAAGATTAATGTTTATGGAATTACTATTAATATGATAATATTTTTATGCAAAAGTTAAAATTAAATATAAGTTTGTTATATGAAAATTTATTCTATTTTTGCCCCTGAAAATTTAATGTACTTTAAAGATGAAAAAATGCTGTTTGGAAGAGCAAGCGAAAGTTTCCTAACACTTGGAAAGGAACAAGAATTAGAATTTCAAAATAAATTTAAAATATAATGAAGAAAATATTTTACACTATCATTTTTTGTTTGCCGTTTTTGGGGCATAGTCAATCAACAGAGTTGAAAAAACAATTTGGTATAGAGGCTTCCATTCTTTCTTTGGGAGCATCATATGAATTGCCTGTTTCTACCAATATTTTAGCAGAGTTTTCTGCAGCAATGGGAGCAGCAAATATAAAGGATTACGGGCTTTCAATGGGAGTAAATTTCGGAGAATACACACCTTATACTAAAATTGGGCTAAGACGTTATTACAACAGAGATAACCGAGTGCGAAAAGGGAAAGATATTTCCTATAACAGAGGTAATTTTGTTGGAATACAAAACAAAATTTTATACGGCAATGATGCTTTAAATGCCGTAACAATGATAAATGAGTTACATTGGGGGATACAAACCGAAATTGCTAAAGATTTACTTTTCAGTTTTCACGTAGGTTTAGGACATTATTACAGAAAATCGGATGTAAGAACAGATAGTAATAATTATTACAGCCCTATAGCTCCGACATTGGGCTTAAAAATTGAATATATACTGTTTTAATTTTAGCTCGGAAGTAAATTCTTTATTTCTATAATAAAAAACTTTATCAAGGTTATTGATTTGATAAAGTTTTTTGTTTTTAATACATAATGTAACTGATTTTATCATTTTCTGAAAGTTAGAAAACTATGTTTTGAGTATATTTTATATTTTCTAATAGTCAGAAAATTATTTTAATCGATAAAAATTCGTTTCTGTTTATTTTTTATGTGTATAAATATGTATTTGTAAATTTTTTAAAGTAAAAATTGTATATATTCTTTGTGTTTGTAAAAGTTATATTGTTTTTTATTTCACAAACAGATTTTTTTGGATAAATGTATATTCATATCGGCTTTAACTTCCAATAAAATTTGTCTCGGCATAATGGTTGCCTGAGTGTGGTCTCACTCACGGAAATTTATCCTTAATCTGTTGTGTGTTTTTTCTTGAAAATTCCGAAATCCGACGGAAAAAACTTGCGATTTTTCAAATTTAATTCTAAATTTGTACATTTAATAATCAAAATTGATTTACATACAATTATGAATACAGAAAAATTTGAATTGCGTCATATCGGGATTGCTCAAAATGACGTTCCGCAGATGCTCAGCGTAATTGGTGCTGATAGTTTAGACCAATTAATTGACCAAACCATTCCTAAACATATTCGTCTGCAATCGCCCCTAAATTTGCCAAAAGGCATTAGCGAATATCAATTCCTGCAACACGTAGGCGAATTGGCAGCTAAGAATAAAGTTTTCAAATCTTACATCGGGTTGGGGTACAATGAAGCAATTACGCCTTCGGTAATCAAACGAAACATTTTTGAGAATCCGGGTTGGTACACAGCCTACACACCATATCAGGCTGAAATTGCACAAGGACGATTGGAAGCACTCCTTAATTATCAAACCGTTATCCTCGACCTTACAGGAATGGAAATTGCCAACGCTTCTCTTTTAGATGAAGGAACTGCCGCCGCCGAAGCTATGGCAATGCTACTTGATTTACGCTCTCGCGAACAGAAAAAAAATAACGTTAATAAATTCTTTGTTTCTGAAACCATTCTGCCACAAACGCTTTCCGTATTACAAACCCGAGCCACTCCGTTTGGCATTGAGTTAGTGGTTGGTAATCACGAAACTATCACTTTGGATGAAAGCTATTTTGGGGCTATCGTTCAATATCCTTCGGGAATTGACGGAGAGGTTTACAATTATACTGATTTTGTAGCCAAAGCTCACAGTTTGGATATAAAAGTAGTTGTAGCAGCTGATTTGTTGAGTTTGGTTCTGTTAGAAGCTCCTGCAAAATTCGGTGCCGATGTGGTGGTAGGAACTTCGCAACGTTTTGGTATTCCGTTGGGTTACGGAGGTCCGCACGCCGGTTATTTTGCAACACGTGATGAGTACAAACGTTCCATTCCGGGGCGTATCATCGGAGTAACTATCGATGCAGACGGAAATCCGGCTTTGCGAATGGCACTTCAAACTCGTGAACAACACATCAAACGCGATAAAGCCACCTCCAACATCTGTACGGCTCAGGTACTTTTGGCGGTAATGGCAGGAATGTACGCCGTTTATCACGGACCAAAAGGCTTGGAATTTATCGCCAGCAAAGTGCATAACGCCACCGCAACTTTGAAAAATAATTTGGAAAAATTAGGTTTCCAAGTAAATAATAAAAATTTCTTCGATACGATTTCAGTAAGGGCAAATGCTGAAAAAATCAAAGCCATAGCCGAAGCAAACCAAATTAATTTCTACTATCCGAATGCCGAGAACGTACATATTTCGTTAAACGAAACTGTTGGTGTTGAGGAAATTAATGCTATTTTAGAAGTTTTCGCAACGGCGGAAGGAAAATCAAAAGTAACGGTAACGGCGTTGGAAGAAAAGAACGTTATTCCGGCAGAATTGCGTCGTCAAAGCGAATTTTTAACTGCTCCGGTGTTCAATTCGTATCACAGCGAAACGGATATGATGCGTTATATCAAGAAGTTAGAAAGGAAAGACCTTTCTTTGAATCACTCAATGATTTCGCTCGGTTCTTGTACGATGAAACTCAACGCCGCAACCGAAATGCTTCCTTTGAGTATGGCTCAGTGGGCAAATATTCACCCGTTTGTGCCTAAAAATCAAGCAGAAGGCTATCACCAAATGCTTTCCGAACTCGAAAAAGCCTTGTCGGTCATCACAGGATTTGCCGCTACGTCGTTACAACCCAACTCGGGAGCTAATGGTGAATATGCGGGCTTGATGGTTATCCGTCAGTATCACATTTCCAACGGGGAAGGGCATCGAAATATCTGCTTGATTCCGTCATCAGCTCACGGAACGAACCCTGCTTCGGCTGCAATGGCGGGAATGCAAGTGGTGGTTACTAAAACGGATGATAAAGGAAACATCGACGTTGCTGACTTGAAGGAAAAAGCTGAAAAACATAAAGATAACTTAGCTGCGGTGATGATTACTTATCCGTCAACGCACGGTGTATTTGAGTCGTCTATCGTTGAAATTATTGATATTATCCACAAAAACGGCGGACAAGTGTATATGGACGGGGCAAATATGAACGCTCAGGTGGGACTTACCAATCCGGGAACTATTGGGGCGGACGTTTGTCACCTGAACTTGCACAAAACCTTTGCTATTCCGCACGGAGGAGGCGGACCGGGCGTAGGACCTATCTGCGTTGCTAAGCATTTAGCTCCGTTCTTGCCTACTAACCCGATTGTTGCCACAGGCGGAAGCGAAGCCATCACGGCGATTTCTTCAGCTCCTTTCGGAAGTGCGTACGTTTGTTTGATTTCTTACGCATATATCAAAATGTTGGGAGGCGAAGGCTTGGCAAACTCTACAAGATTCGCTATTTTAAATGCGAACTACCTAAAAGAAAGTTTGAAAAAACATTACGAAATTCTTTATACGGGAGAACAAGGCAGAGCTGCTCACGAAATGATATTGGATTGCCGTCCGTTTAAACAAAATGGGATTGAAGCTATCGATATTGCCAAACGTTTGATGGATTACGGCTTCCACGCACCAACGCTTTCTTTCCCGGTGGCAGGAACGCTGATGGTGGAACCTACTGAAAGTGAGAGTAAAGCTCAATTGGATTTGTTCATCGATGCGATGATTTCTATCCGCAGAGAAATTGAGGAAGCCACACCAACCGATGAAACTAACGTGCTGAAAGAGGCTCCGCATACCCAAGCAATGCTCACTGCCGATACGTGGAACTTGCCATACAGCCGACAAAAGGCAGCCTTCCCGTTGGAGTCCATCGCTGAAAACAAATTTTGGCCAACTGTCCGTAGGGTAAACGATGCCCACGGCGACCGAAACCTAATTTGCTCTTGTGTACCCATTGAAAGTTATATGTAGGATTTAAAAATAATCATATAATTACAGAAATCTCTCAGCTTGTAAAAGTAAAAATCTTTTCTTGCTGAGAGATTTTATTTTGTATGTTATTGATTGTTTTTTGATATCTGTGTTTTTGTAATTCGGATAAAATTTGTATCTTTGTAAACTATTATTTTTTAGAACAGCGTAAGGAAAAATTATGAGTGAAGAGTTAAACAAAAGTCAATATTCAGCTGATAATATTCAATCATTAGAGGGGATGGAACACGTGCGGATGCGTCCGTCAATGTACATCGGAGATGTGGGACCACGTGGTTTGCATCACTTGGTGTATGAGGTGTTGGACAACTCCATCGATGAGGCATTAGCCGGATATTGTGACACTATTTCCGTGACCATTAATGCAGATAATTCGATTACAGTTGAAGATAATGGACGTGGAATTCCGGTGGATATTCATAAAAAAGAAGGAGTTTCAGCCTTAGAGGTGGTTATGACCAAAATCGGGGCTGGAGGTAAATTTGATAAAGGTTCTTATAAAGTTTCGGGAGGATTGCACGGAGTGGGAGTATCGTGTGTGAACGCACTTTCACAACATCTAACAGCGACTGTTTGTCGTGAAGGGAAAGTGTATCAGCAGGAATATCAACGAGGAAAAGCCTTGTATCCGGTGAAACAAATTGGAGATACGGATAAAAGAGGAACTACGGTTACTTTCCATCCTGATGAAGAAATATTTCAGCAAACTACTGAATATAAGTATGATACTTTAGCTGCCCGCATTCGTGAATTGGCGTTTTTGAATAAAGGAATAACCATCACTTTAACGGATTTGCGTAATAAAGATGAAAAAGGTGAGTACATTTGTGAAAAATTTTACTCAGAAAACGGGCTTACGGAATTTGTTAAGTATTTGGATGCGAGCAGACCTTCAATCATTTCTCACGTAATCTCTATGGAAGGCGAAAAAGCAGGAATTCCTGTGGAAGTAGCGATGATTTACAATGATTCGTATAACGAAAATTTGTACTCGTATGTGAATAATATCAACACTTCAGAAGGAGGAACACATTTGCAAGGTTTCCGTATGGGACTTACAAGAACTCTGAAATCGTATGCCGATAAGTCAGGATTATTGGAGAAAGCAAGTAAGGATAAAAAGAACCCAATTGAGATAGTTGGTGATGACTTCCGTGAGGGGCTTACGGCGATTATTTCCGTAAAAGTAGCTGAACCTCAGTTTGAAGGACAAACTAAAACAAAGTTGGGTAATCGTGAGGTTACTGCGGCTGTTTCGCAGGCTGTGGCGGATATGCTTGAAGCTTATTTGGAGGAAAACCCAAATGATGCCAAAACCATTGTAGAAAAAGTTATTTTGGCTGCACAAGCACGTCAGGCTGCGAAGAAGGCTCGTGAAATGGTACAACGCAAAACTGTGATGAGCAGTAGCGGGCTGCCTGGGAAACTTTCGGACTGTTCAGAGCAAGACCCTGAAAAATGCGAATTGTTCCTCGTGGAGGGAGACTCTGCGGGTGGAACTGCAAAAAGCGGACGTGATAAAAACTATCAGGCAATTCTTCCTCTTAAGGGTAAGATTTTGAATGTTGAAAAAACAACTTTTGTTAAAGTTATTGATAACGAGGAGATTAATAATATTTATAGTGCTTTGGGGGTTTACTATGACCCAGAGATAAAAGCCTTGAATTTGGAGAAATTGCGTTATCATAAGGTTGTGATTATGTGTGATGCCGATGTTGATGGTTCACATATTACAACGCTTATTCTGACCTTCTTCTTCCGTTATATGCGTGAATTGATAGAAAACGGGTATGTTTACATCGCAACGCCACCGCTTTACTTGGTTAAGAAAGGAAATAAAAAAGAATATGCGTGGAATGATAAGCAACGCGATAAATTAAGCGAGGAATTCGGCGGAGGAACAAATGTTCAGCGATATAAAGGTTTGGGAGAGATGAATGCCGACCAGCTTTGGGAAACTACAATGAATCCTGAATATCGTACACTTCGTCAGGTAACCATCGAAAATGCCAGCGAAGCCGACAGGATATTCTCAATGTTGATGGGAGATGAAGTTCCGCCACGAAGAGAATTCATTGAAAAAAATGCTAAATACGCAAAAATTGATGCATAATGACTTAAAACACAAAACCACTATACAATCTGAGTATAGTGGTTTTTTTGATTGGAAAAACTGTAAATGAAAAGAGAGCTTTTTGGGCTCTCTTTTTTTAAGTTAAACAGTACGCTAAAACAAACTCTTCCTGAACGTTCAAAAATGAAACATTGTAAACAGAATCTTCAATTTTAATTTTTGTTTTAGTGTCATTTGGAAAGAAGTCCTTAACCAAAATGTGATTTGCTGTAATTCCGGGCTTTCCGTGCATTTTGTAACCAGCTTCTTTGGCTGACCAAATCATAGTTAGTTTTTGAAGAACATTGTGAGCAGAAAACGACGCGTTACGGTAGTTCCACTGTGTGAATTTATCCGCAACATTGATGATTTTCTCTCTTTTTTTCTCAATGTCCACCCCAACTTGGCGTTCTCCAATGATAAGGGCAACCATATCAAATGAATGACTGATAGAAATATTTTTCCCATCTTTCAAGAAAGGTTTTCCTTTTTCATCATAGAACAAATCTTCTGATGTGTATCCTAAAGAGCTTAAAATTTCACGAACAACTAAGAAATTTTTCTTCCCTGTTTCAAATTTGATGGAATTGTATCTTGCTTGATGAATTCCCGTCAAATCAGCCCTTTCGATTAAATCACTAAGCGACTCTGTCACTTTCCAAACATAAAGATGAGTTTTCTCATCTACATTAATAGTCTCAAATAACGGCATAATTAAATCATCTCTTTTAACGGACGCAAATTTACTCAAATTTTTTGTTGAAAGCAATAGCATATTGCCATTCTGCTTTGTGAAATCATATTGAAAAGATAAAAATTAACAAAAAAATATTGTTAAGATATAAGGCGGAAAAGCTTTATGATTGCTTGTTTTTAATAAAAAAGGCTTGTTAGTAAGGTTAAAAATAGTTAATTTTAACGGTTTGTGAGTGATGTAAAAAGAGTAGATGTTCCAGTAAAAATTAACACAAATGATAGAAATTTTTATGATTTGCAAAAGAAGAATTTTTCTGTTAAAAGAGGAGAAATCAAAAAAATCTTTGTAAGAATAGCTTTTTTCTTACAAAGATTTTAAGATATTTAGTTACTTTAATAAGTTTATATTACTTGTACATTACTTTTTTCACTGCTTTAATTACATCGTTGGCATTAGGTAACCATTCTTCCAACAAAGCAGGGGAGTAAGGAGCAGGAACGTCAGCTGTTGTAATTCGCTGAATTGGTGCATCTAAGTAGTCGAAGATGTTTTCCTGAACTTGGTACGTAATCTCTGAAGCAACACTTGCAAAAGGCCAAGCCTCTTCCAAAATAACCAAGCGATTTGTTTTCTTAACAGATTCAAAAATGGTTTTGCTATCCATTGGGCGGACGGTACGCAAATCAATGATTTCACATTCAATTCCTTCTTTAGCCAAAGCCTCAGCGGCAGAGAATGCTTCTTTGATGATTTTTCCGAAAGAAACGATAGTAACGTCTTTTCCTTCGCGTTTTACGTCAGCAACTCCTAATGGCAAAGTGTATTCTCCTTCAGGAACTTCTCCTTTATCGCCATACATTTGCTCAGATTCCATAAAAATAACAGGGTCATTATCACGAATTGCCGATTTTAATAAACCTTTGGCATCGTAAGGGTTTGAAGGAACAACTACTTTAAGTCCGGGACAGTTTGCAAACCAATTTTCGAAAGCTTGAGAGTGTGTAGCTGCCAATTGCCCTGCAGAAGCAGTAGGACCACGGAAAACAATCGGGATGTTGATTTGCCCACCTGACATTTGACGAATTTTGGCTGCATTATTGATAATTTGGTCAATCCCAACCAAAGAAAAGTTGAATGTCATAAATTCAACAATTGGGCGATTTCCGTTCATTGCGGCACCAACCGAAATTCCTGCAAAGCCCAGCTCAGCGATAGGGGTGTCAATCACACGTTTAGGTCCAAATTCATCTAACATACCTTTGGAGGCTTTGTACGCTCCGTTGTATTCGGCAACTTCTTCTCCCATTAGGTAAATTGATTCATCGCGACGCATTTCCTCGCTCATAGCCTCGCAGATAGCTTCTCTGAATTGTATCGTTCTCATTTCTTATGAATATATTTTTATATCGTATGTAAAATTAAATCACAAAAATACATATAATTATTGAATTTCATATTTTTTTGAGGAATATAATCAAAATATATTTGTATTTTATCTTTTATGATGTTGAAAAACAGTAGTTTGTTTTCTTTTGTAAAGATTTAATTTTTTACGAAATTTAATTTTTTGAGTTTTCATTTTTCATTGTTCGC
Proteins encoded in this region:
- the gyrB gene encoding DNA topoisomerase (ATP-hydrolyzing) subunit B produces the protein MSEELNKSQYSADNIQSLEGMEHVRMRPSMYIGDVGPRGLHHLVYEVLDNSIDEALAGYCDTISVTINADNSITVEDNGRGIPVDIHKKEGVSALEVVMTKIGAGGKFDKGSYKVSGGLHGVGVSCVNALSQHLTATVCREGKVYQQEYQRGKALYPVKQIGDTDKRGTTVTFHPDEEIFQQTTEYKYDTLAARIRELAFLNKGITITLTDLRNKDEKGEYICEKFYSENGLTEFVKYLDASRPSIISHVISMEGEKAGIPVEVAMIYNDSYNENLYSYVNNINTSEGGTHLQGFRMGLTRTLKSYADKSGLLEKASKDKKNPIEIVGDDFREGLTAIISVKVAEPQFEGQTKTKLGNREVTAAVSQAVADMLEAYLEENPNDAKTIVEKVILAAQARQAAKKAREMVQRKTVMSSSGLPGKLSDCSEQDPEKCELFLVEGDSAGGTAKSGRDKNYQAILPLKGKILNVEKTTFVKVIDNEEINNIYSALGVYYDPEIKALNLEKLRYHKVVIMCDADVDGSHITTLILTFFFRYMRELIENGYVYIATPPLYLVKKGNKKEYAWNDKQRDKLSEEFGGGTNVQRYKGLGEMNADQLWETTMNPEYRTLRQVTIENASEADRIFSMLMGDEVPPRREFIEKNAKYAKIDA
- a CDS encoding lipocalin-like domain-containing protein, encoding MKKILAFAVLAFSLLVISCGKDDGGEVNKPSVDSSDNNGDNKNETPKQNPFVGTWEIISMNVNGRERVLTDCEKKSHAVFQETTLKTYISMLASGICIEKPIDWTYTVSDSKIFGKSDEGLVAEIPFVLNEGTLTLTFVIANKKLVSTYKKRQN
- the gcvP gene encoding aminomethyl-transferring glycine dehydrogenase, translated to MNTEKFELRHIGIAQNDVPQMLSVIGADSLDQLIDQTIPKHIRLQSPLNLPKGISEYQFLQHVGELAAKNKVFKSYIGLGYNEAITPSVIKRNIFENPGWYTAYTPYQAEIAQGRLEALLNYQTVILDLTGMEIANASLLDEGTAAAEAMAMLLDLRSREQKKNNVNKFFVSETILPQTLSVLQTRATPFGIELVVGNHETITLDESYFGAIVQYPSGIDGEVYNYTDFVAKAHSLDIKVVVAADLLSLVLLEAPAKFGADVVVGTSQRFGIPLGYGGPHAGYFATRDEYKRSIPGRIIGVTIDADGNPALRMALQTREQHIKRDKATSNICTAQVLLAVMAGMYAVYHGPKGLEFIASKVHNATATLKNNLEKLGFQVNNKNFFDTISVRANAEKIKAIAEANQINFYYPNAENVHISLNETVGVEEINAILEVFATAEGKSKVTVTALEEKNVIPAELRRQSEFLTAPVFNSYHSETDMMRYIKKLERKDLSLNHSMISLGSCTMKLNAATEMLPLSMAQWANIHPFVPKNQAEGYHQMLSELEKALSVITGFAATSLQPNSGANGEYAGLMVIRQYHISNGEGHRNICLIPSSAHGTNPASAAMAGMQVVVTKTDDKGNIDVADLKEKAEKHKDNLAAVMITYPSTHGVFESSIVEIIDIIHKNGGQVYMDGANMNAQVGLTNPGTIGADVCHLNLHKTFAIPHGGGGPGVGPICVAKHLAPFLPTNPIVATGGSEAITAISSAPFGSAYVCLISYAYIKMLGGEGLANSTRFAILNANYLKESLKKHYEILYTGEQGRAAHEMILDCRPFKQNGIEAIDIAKRLMDYGFHAPTLSFPVAGTLMVEPTESESKAQLDLFIDAMISIRREIEEATPTDETNVLKEAPHTQAMLTADTWNLPYSRQKAAFPLESIAENKFWPTVRRVNDAHGDRNLICSCVPIESYM
- a CDS encoding DUF6261 family protein; translation: MIPKTNLAQLRLMDFFQVASNIAHYARKENLETLKLASSFTDYETALDNLDKALKRDSTKFETQKLNKISGKRRKTISALTTAVRAFCHSPEEGQAQKAQKLLSVIEKYGKKISGLPLREETAAITNLSQDFKTPEIKALIDSIGLSLWVTSLETYNTEFDTLYKERSIEQASHTMGLTKDAREKMQKTLNNFAKTINSLAFLEGETPYKNLADCINNEINKALSEVKRRKNSGKDKDNSVE
- a CDS encoding bifunctional metallophosphatase/5'-nucleotidase, producing MERRRFIQNIGATSLFVGLGGLSLSMKPQNAKKITILHTNDTHSHIEPISKNDPRNPNKGGVARRAYLIEKIRQENPNTLLFDAGDIFQGTPYFNFYGGELEFKLMSMLKYDAATIGNHDFDNGLEGLLAQLPHAKFDFLSANYDFKNTIMDGRTKPYKVYVVDGIRVGVFGLGIRLKNLVNKDNYKETIYLDPLEIAQDMERKLRNEEKCDLVICLSHLGYKYNTDEIICDLKIAEETSEIDLIIGGHTHTFLPKPTLVSNKKGNITLVNQVGCFGINLGRIDFYFEQGRNVHNRAVSIEV
- a CDS encoding pyrophosphohydrolase domain-containing protein — its product is MQNKLKSVAEFHKAFGLGMSQEPTINLREEITNLRFRLMAEENEEYLEAVKSKNMVEVADALGDMLYILCGTIIEHGMQHKIEEVFNEIHRSNMSKLDENGKPIYREDGKVMKGANYFPPDIAKILKK
- a CDS encoding 4'-phosphopantetheinyl transferase family protein, coding for MPLFETINVDEKTHLYVWKVTESLSDLIERADLTGIHQARYNSIKFETGKKNFLVVREILSSLGYTSEDLFYDEKGKPFLKDGKNISISHSFDMVALIIGERQVGVDIEKKREKIINVADKFTQWNYRNASFSAHNVLQKLTMIWSAKEAGYKMHGKPGITANHILVKDFFPNDTKTKIKIEDSVYNVSFLNVQEEFVLAYCLT
- a CDS encoding pyruvate dehydrogenase complex E1 component subunit beta; translated protein: MRTIQFREAICEAMSEEMRRDESIYLMGEEVAEYNGAYKASKGMLDEFGPKRVIDTPIAELGFAGISVGAAMNGNRPIVEFMTFNFSLVGIDQIINNAAKIRQMSGGQINIPIVFRGPTASAGQLAATHSQAFENWFANCPGLKVVVPSNPYDAKGLLKSAIRDNDPVIFMESEQMYGDKGEVPEGEYTLPLGVADVKREGKDVTIVSFGKIIKEAFSAAEALAKEGIECEIIDLRTVRPMDSKTIFESVKKTNRLVILEEAWPFASVASEITYQVQENIFDYLDAPIQRITTADVPAPYSPALLEEWLPNANDVIKAVKKVMYK